One window of Candidatus Poribacteria bacterium genomic DNA carries:
- a CDS encoding ABC transporter permease subunit, which yields MLRNLIRQELLTHLMSARFFAAVVITLLLVFANAVVLLEDYERRLVRYSQQENVHRQKAQEAKTYSMLKLSVERPPNPLSLFSAGLDKRLGSTFDIYYGRVPMISDGSARSLDNAFLNLFSKIDLVLIFQVVLSLMALLFAYDAIAGDWESGTLRLVISHPVRRGSILLAKYIGAMACLLLPVLMSLLMVLILLSTVGSIQLGGEDFLRIGGIVLTTTIYLSAFYLIGLLISTTTRRTATSLMLCMFLWVALVLVYPNWSRFAITPVGDTRAIHSSANQQIEQIWEEVDREESQFLANSPLEGKPRKFNLDVQQSNSFSSGGHLSRRYGIDLKLGNQSDALVPHVQNYHATMGALYIRSAEQIALVRKQTLDTTSLRRAIWHERLMKLSPASLYTFATSAWAGTDLEGMFDFVQAAQGYRRTVIDYFHDKDAFGSRQWFASDKGTVDWWDLPQFRFKRADVWENTTRALPELFLLLLINLVLFTLTSLIFTKIEV from the coding sequence ATGCTACGAAACCTGATCCGCCAAGAGCTTCTAACGCATTTGATGAGTGCGCGATTCTTTGCTGCTGTTGTGATTACGCTTCTCCTCGTTTTCGCCAATGCCGTTGTGCTTCTCGAAGATTACGAGCGTCGATTGGTGAGATATAGCCAGCAAGAGAATGTTCATCGTCAGAAAGCGCAGGAAGCGAAAACCTACTCAATGCTAAAACTATCTGTTGAACGTCCGCCGAACCCCTTAAGTCTCTTTAGCGCGGGATTGGATAAGCGGCTTGGAAGTACTTTTGACATCTACTACGGTCGCGTCCCGATGATTTCAGATGGTTCGGCGCGAAGTCTCGATAACGCGTTTCTCAACCTCTTTTCAAAGATTGATCTCGTCCTCATTTTTCAAGTCGTTTTGAGCCTGATGGCACTGCTTTTCGCTTATGACGCAATTGCAGGAGACTGGGAAAGTGGCACCTTACGCCTGGTTATCTCCCATCCAGTGAGGCGTGGATCCATTCTACTTGCCAAATATATTGGTGCTATGGCCTGCCTGCTGCTCCCCGTACTGATGAGCCTGCTGATGGTCCTGATCCTGTTATCTACTGTCGGTTCAATCCAATTGGGTGGAGAAGATTTCCTTCGGATCGGCGGGATAGTTCTGACGACAACCATCTATTTGTCTGCTTTTTATCTGATCGGACTGTTGATTTCCACAACAACGCGCCGGACTGCCACATCATTGATGCTCTGTATGTTTTTGTGGGTAGCTTTGGTACTCGTCTATCCAAATTGGAGCCGATTTGCCATCACCCCGGTGGGTGATACGCGCGCAATACATTCATCGGCGAATCAACAGATTGAACAGATTTGGGAGGAGGTTGACAGAGAGGAAAGCCAATTTTTAGCGAACAGTCCGCTCGAAGGCAAACCTCGAAAGTTTAATCTGGATGTTCAGCAGTCAAATAGTTTCTCATCAGGCGGGCACCTCAGTAGACGATATGGAATAGATCTGAAATTGGGAAATCAATCAGATGCCCTCGTGCCGCACGTTCAAAACTATCATGCGACTATGGGTGCCTTGTACATCCGTTCGGCAGAACAGATCGCTTTAGTCCGAAAACAGACTTTAGATACCACCTCTCTCCGGAGAGCGATATGGCATGAACGTTTAATGAAACTCAGTCCTGCCAGCTTATATACGTTTGCAACCTCCGCTTGGGCAGGCACGGATTTGGAGGGCATGTTTGATTTTGTGCAAGCCGCTCAGGGTTACCGGCGTACGGTCATTGACTATTTCCACGACAAAGATGCATTCGGCAGTCGGCAATGGTTCGCTTCTGACAAAGGCACAGTAGACTGGTGGGACTTGCCACAGTTCCGTTTTAAGCGGGCGGATGTTTGGGAAAACACAACGCGGGCACTGCCCGAATTGTTTTTACTCCTATTAATCAATCTGGTTCTGTTCACGCTGACATCTCTGATTTTCACCAAAATTGAAGTCTAA
- a CDS encoding ABC transporter permease subunit translates to MIWHIIKRELFDHINSLRFILTVVILSALMVTNAVVHLRTHSERVRNYSKNVTESLNTLKSRTQLYTLAEKGPGNLHKRPSALAFIADGGNAYLPGHTPKSEGTWSKSGPGWKAKSNWWLSYGSANPDEGDLRPQATKIDWVFIITYLLSFIPLLFTFDALSGERQQGTLRLCLANPISRPVLLIGKFLGTLITVLIPFVFAVLLNLAVISTDNWTQLSTADWGRLGLVLLIAFGYAGIFVGLGLMVSAGTREPRISLVVLLLIWVATVIFMPSTLGTLSTKWMPPVQTIDQFHASRDAALGQIDADYNDRLNAIKEKKTPNLPSLSELQKLFETDPEAARAEAEKYMAAWETEGDEELALKAELVNRDIETRERLNREYLDAQIVQVQRARVVTRFSPAAIVQYALESMAGTGFNRHLQYLERVHDYTKQFRQFIVETDRADMQSRHLIGIPEGMSEKPFSSEAIPKFEDKIAFSDTFNTATLDLLLLVLLLGVFFSGAFLIFIRAEV, encoded by the coding sequence ATGATTTGGCATATTATCAAACGAGAACTCTTTGATCACATCAATAGCCTGCGTTTTATTCTAACGGTTGTGATACTTTCCGCCTTAATGGTCACCAACGCCGTAGTGCATCTTCGGACACACTCAGAAAGGGTCCGTAATTATTCCAAGAATGTTACCGAGTCCCTCAATACGTTGAAATCTCGGACGCAGTTGTATACTTTAGCCGAAAAGGGACCAGGGAACCTCCATAAACGTCCCTCTGCGCTTGCCTTCATTGCAGACGGCGGCAACGCTTATCTACCGGGACATACACCGAAGAGCGAGGGGACTTGGTCCAAAAGTGGTCCAGGGTGGAAGGCGAAAAGCAATTGGTGGCTGAGTTACGGCTCCGCGAATCCAGATGAAGGAGACCTGCGTCCGCAGGCAACAAAGATAGATTGGGTATTCATCATCACCTATCTGCTCTCCTTTATTCCGCTTTTATTCACCTTCGACGCGCTTTCAGGTGAGCGACAACAGGGAACCTTGCGATTGTGTCTCGCGAATCCGATTTCGCGCCCTGTTCTGTTGATCGGTAAATTCTTAGGCACTTTAATAACTGTCCTCATTCCGTTTGTTTTCGCAGTATTGCTGAATCTGGCGGTGATCTCGACTGACAATTGGACACAACTAAGTACAGCCGATTGGGGACGTTTAGGATTGGTTCTACTGATTGCTTTCGGCTACGCGGGTATCTTTGTCGGATTGGGACTGATGGTTTCTGCTGGCACGCGAGAGCCTCGGATAAGTCTCGTTGTGCTTCTATTGATTTGGGTAGCCACTGTGATTTTTATGCCGTCAACCCTCGGCACCCTTTCCACAAAATGGATGCCACCCGTCCAAACGATCGATCAATTTCATGCCTCAAGAGACGCAGCCCTTGGTCAGATTGACGCTGACTATAATGATCGATTGAACGCAATCAAAGAAAAAAAGACCCCTAACCTTCCAAGCTTAAGTGAACTTCAGAAACTTTTTGAAACTGACCCTGAAGCTGCCAGAGCCGAAGCGGAAAAGTATATGGCGGCGTGGGAAACAGAAGGTGATGAAGAACTGGCACTCAAGGCGGAACTCGTCAACAGAGACATAGAAACCCGAGAACGCCTTAACCGCGAGTATTTAGACGCACAAATCGTACAGGTACAACGCGCAAGGGTTGTAACCCGGTTCTCACCAGCGGCGATTGTCCAATACGCCCTTGAATCAATGGCAGGTACCGGCTTCAACCGCCACTTGCAATACTTAGAACGCGTGCACGATTACACAAAACAATTCCGACAATTCATCGTCGAAACCGACAGAGCAGACATGCAAAGTCGCCACCTCATCGGCATCCCTGAAGGCATGTCCGAGAAACCGTTCTCAAGTGAAGCGATTCCGAAATTTGAGGATAAGATCGCCTTCAGCGATACGTTCAACACCGCGACTTTAGATCTGCTGTTGCTCGTTTTACTGCTCGGTGTATTTTTCTCGGGGGCATTTCTTATCTTCATACGCGCAGAAGTATAA